In Aegilops tauschii subsp. strangulata cultivar AL8/78 chromosome 3, Aet v6.0, whole genome shotgun sequence, one genomic interval encodes:
- the LOC109786572 gene encoding uncharacterized protein, with product MEASMLKPSVLLPPARGGPSTTRGRGRGCVVAGAGAGGRGSKNLETRRPEGSEPARGAHGHVLPLAAATAAAAVSSSAAAMPCHAATAPAAHGPSLSYYYRAAAVLGELDPATAKVVIGVAGPALSAVGFLFVARIVMSWYPRLPVTKFPYVVAYAPTEPILAATRRVIPPLGGVDVTPVVWFGLVSFLSEILVGPQGLLVLLSQQVSPS from the exons ACGacgcgggggcgggggcggggctgCGTCGTCGCCGGCGCTGGCGCCGGCGGCCGCGGCAGCAAG AACCTCGAGACACGGCGGCCGGAAGGGAGCGAGCCGGCCAGAGGAGCCCACGGCCATGTCCTACCCCtggcggcggcaacggcggcggcggccgtgagCAGCAGCGCCGCCGCCATGCCGTGCCACGCCGCGACCGCCCCGGCGGCGCACGGGCCATCGCTGTCCTACTACTacagggcggcggcggtgctggGGGAGCTGGACCCGGCGACGGCGAAGGTGGTGATCGGGGTGGCGGGGCCGGCGCTGTCGGCGGTGGGGTTCCTGTTCGTGGCGCGGATCGTCATGTCGTGGTACCCGAGGCTGCCGGTCACCAAGTTCCCCTACGTGGTGGCCTACGCGCCGACGGAGCCCAtcctcgccgccacccgccgggtGATCCCGCCGCTGGGCGGCGTCGACGTCACGCCGGTGGTCTGGTTCGGCCTCGTCAGCTTCCTCAGCGAGATCCTCGTCGGGCCCCAgggcctcctcgtcctcctctcccAGCAAGTCTCCCCCTCTTAG